A window from Lactuca sativa cultivar Salinas unplaced genomic scaffold, Lsat_Salinas_v11 Lsat_1_v11_unplaced_67, whole genome shotgun sequence encodes these proteins:
- the LOC128129560 gene encoding uncharacterized protein LOC128129560 produces the protein MATDLKPMYAYTVVYVKDVAKSVEFYGKAFGQLVRRLDDSHRWGELESGQTTIAFTPVHQHETDDLTGEVQEQKSKTRRNQLEVCFAYADVDAAYKRAVENGAEAVCLPEDKEWGQRVGYVRDIDGIVVRMGSFVKQC, from the exons ATGGCGACAGATTTGAAACCGATGTACGCATACACGGTGGTTTACGTCAAGGATGTTGCTAAATCCGTCGAGTTTTACGGTAAGGCGTTCGGTCAGCTTGTTCGCCGTTTGGACGATTCCCACAG ATGGGGTGAGCTAGAAAGCGGACAGACGACAATCGCGTTTACGCCGGTGCATCAACATGAAACGGATGATCTCACCGGAGAGGTTCAGGAACAGAAGTCGAAAACCAGAAGGAATCAACTTGAGGTTTGCTTTGCTTATGCAGACGTGGATGCTGCATACAAG AGGGCGGTGGAGAATGGGGCGGAGGCGGTGTGCCTGCCGGAGGATAAAGAATGGGGACAGCGGGTCGGGTATGTTCGTGATATCGATGGTATTGTGGTGAGGATGGGAAGCTTTGTGAAGCAGTGTTGA